GGGCAATCCGCCGTTACTGCATCGCCTGCTGCGGCGGCGAACGGGCAGAGGTGCGCACCTGCGACGCCCGCGACCGTTGCGCCCTGTGGTCCTACCGCTTCGGCGTGCTTCCGGAAACCTACCGCAAGGTCAAGGCCCGCCTGACGGGCCCCCGCACCCTGGTGCTGCCGGGCCTGCCCACCGGCACCAGCGGGTAGGCCCCGCTTTCCCTTTCATGCGTGTGCGCTTGCCGACGCCTTTTCGGATGCTTTCCGAAGGGCGTCGATCTTTTTCGTGCCTTGCCGCAGGCGCGTGCGGCAAGGGGCGCAGCAGCCGTTCTGGTCGCTGCCCGGCCTCAGGCCACGGGCATGCCCCGGCGCAGCCGGGCGCGGATGTCGGAAAGCTGGTCCTCCATGGCCGCAACGCGGGCCAGCAGGCGTGCTTCCTCGGTGGTGCGGTGCAGCACCGAACGCACGGCCCCGTGCTCGAACACCAGTCGCCGGTCGGCGGACAGGGCCAGCACAGGGTCGTGCGTGGCGATGACCACGATCTTGTCGCTGCGCAGCAACAGGTCCAGCGCGCGCCGTTTGTCCACCCCGGCGTTTTCGATCTCGTCGATGAGCAGCACCGGCGACCAGCTGAGCAGGGCCGCGTCGGCGATCATCAGCGCGCGCGACTGCCCGCCCGAAAGCTGGGTGAGCTGGGCGTCATCGGCAAACGGCTCGCCCGCAAGGTCGTTGGCCGCCGCCAGCACGGCGCGGGCCGTGGCGTCCGGGTCGGGCACGGCGCGGCTTTCGGCGTGCATGCGGATGAACGGCAGCGCGCGCATGTCCAGCACGAAGTTCATGTTCTGGGTCAGCTGGGCCACCAGCCGCCCTTGCAGGGCAAAGCGGCGGTCGGCGTCGGGTGCGGCGTCGTCCAGCAGGATGCGCCTGCCGGAGGGGGTGTCCGCGTCGGCCAGCGATTCGATGTCGTACAAGAAGCGGCTCTTGCCGGAGCCGGTAGGGCCGAGCAGGGCCGTAACCTCGCCGGGGCGGAAGGTGACGTCCGCGTGTTCGGCGCGGCCCGACTTGTCGCGCCCGGCCAGCACGGTGAGGGTGCGCAGCACCGGGGCGTCACTGGTGGCGGGAGGCGTGGCGTCTGCCGGATTGAGGGTGTTTGCCGGATTGGGGGCGTTGGCGCGGGTTGGAGACGTCATGGGCGCTCCCCGGATATGCCCGGTTCACGGGGCTCCTCCGGCCCGCCCGCCGCGTAGGCAGCCTCGCCCTCCGGGTCGCGCGCGGGCACGGCGGCGAACTCTGCCTTGCGCACGTTGCCCTTCTGGTAGCGCGCGCCGATGCGCGTCTCGCTCAGGCAGTACGAGCACACGGCGGCGGGCATGGCGAAGCGCAGCCGCATGTCCGTCACCGTGGCGATGTCCGGCGCGCGGGACAGCACCGTGGCCAGTTCCTGGCAGCCCTGCCCGGTCAGCCCGTTGATGTGGCGGATCAGCGCGCGCCCGTTCATCTGGCGGATGCGGTGGCGGTACACCTCGCGTTCCGCCTGCGAGACCAGGTCGCCCTTGGTCACCAGCACCATGTCCGCCAGGCGCAGCATGGGGCCGATCTTTTCCGGCGCGTCGATGCCCATCAGGTTGTCCACCACGCACAGGGCCAGCGCCCCGCGCAGGTGGGGCGAACAGCGGTTGCACAGCCCGGCGGTCTCGATGACGCAACACTCCGCCCCTGTCCCGGCGGCCCAGTCCCAGGCCTCTTCCAGGTTGGTGGCGAAGAAGTGGTCCGGGCACAGCCCGCCGGACAGCGCGGCCACGGCGGTGATGCCCGCCGCCGCGTAGGCGTCCGCGTCGCGGGTTTGCAGGCAGTCGAACTTGATCACCGCCGTGTGCACCCCCTGCGCCGCCAGCAGTCCGCAGGCGCGGGACAGCACCGCCGTCTTGCCGCACGAGGGCGGCCCGGCCACGGTCACGAGGCGCATGCCGCGTCTCCGGTAGGCCCGTGTCCGGCGTCTGCCGCGCGCGCCTTCACCAGCAGGCGGAATTCGCCGTTCAGCCGGTCGCGCAGGGCGGTGATGTCGGTGGCGCGGATGTAGTCCCAGCCAATCCACTTGATGGCGGCGCCCTGCGGCAGGCTTTCGGGCAGCGGCCCGGTCAGCGGCAGGAACCAGCGGGCGCTTTCTATCCGGCCGAACCCCGTGGCGAAAAAGTCGACCAGCCGGTCCAGCCGGGGCCGGGCGCTTCGTTTGGCCAGCATGTACAGGGGGCTGGCCGCCGCGCCATCCTCTGGCCACACGGTTTGCATGTGCTCCGGCTGGCGGGTGGTTTCCGCAAAGAAGTACGGCAGGATGTAGATGCCCCCGGCCTGCGGCGCGCCGCCGGACCTGGCCATGCGCGAGGAATGCATGAGCCCGCGCGTGTTGGCCGCAAACCGGGCAATGCCCTGCATGCCGAAGTCCTTGT
This DNA window, taken from Nitratidesulfovibrio sp. SRB-5, encodes the following:
- a CDS encoding GTP-binding protein, whose protein sequence is MRLVTVAGPPSCGKTAVLSRACGLLAAQGVHTAVIKFDCLQTRDADAYAAAGITAVAALSGGLCPDHFFATNLEEAWDWAAGTGAECCVIETAGLCNRCSPHLRGALALCVVDNLMGIDAPEKIGPMLRLADMVLVTKGDLVSQAEREVYRHRIRQMNGRALIRHINGLTGQGCQELATVLSRAPDIATVTDMRLRFAMPAAVCSYCLSETRIGARYQKGNVRKAEFAAVPARDPEGEAAYAAGGPEEPREPGISGERP
- a CDS encoding ATP-binding cassette domain-containing protein — its product is MTSPTRANAPNPANTLNPADATPPATSDAPVLRTLTVLAGRDKSGRAEHADVTFRPGEVTALLGPTGSGKSRFLYDIESLADADTPSGRRILLDDAAPDADRRFALQGRLVAQLTQNMNFVLDMRALPFIRMHAESRAVPDPDATARAVLAAANDLAGEPFADDAQLTQLSGGQSRALMIADAALLSWSPVLLIDEIENAGVDKRRALDLLLRSDKIVVIATHDPVLALSADRRLVFEHGAVRSVLHRTTEEARLLARVAAMEDQLSDIRARLRRGMPVA